The following are encoded in a window of Phaseolus vulgaris cultivar G19833 chromosome 3, P. vulgaris v2.0, whole genome shotgun sequence genomic DNA:
- the LOC137839361 gene encoding uncharacterized protein translates to MTTVVPPNLVGVKASFTGVEDPEAHLTAFHTQMMLSGGSDAVYCKMFMSTLSGIAMELFVSLPEGHITSFHQFSKLFTEQYIVNRAPSVVSYDLFDVRQYQGESLKDYLNRFGAQLVRLPSKDEDMLVHAFKNGVLSGPFSESLIRSHPSTFPEIRRRAVAHIVVETEVSEKRGSAAPLKPRRGQRKQQQQARVHEAKEGKKVQGKTRPYAPRKDQGRGRARENNAPPRYDFMVKLADLIALPAVAARLRVPEKIDKVLGRKKNEWCEFHQAFGHTLHSCLALGHLLAELVKSGFLADYLREAQGDRASGAQAGERQHEV, encoded by the coding sequence atgACAACcgtggtgcctcccaacctggtgggagtgaaggcgtcgttcacgggggtagaagatccagaagcgcatctgacggcgttccacactcagatgatgctgtctgggggctcagatgccgtgtactgcaagatgttcatgagtacACTGAGTGGAATCGCCATGGAATTGTTCGTGAGTCtgccagagggtcatatcacgtccttccatcagttttcgaagcttttcacTGAGCAATACATCGTTAACAGAGCACCTTCAGTGGTGTcgtacgatctgttcgatgtaCGCCAATAtcaaggtgagtcgctgaaagactacctcaaccgcttcgGAGCACAGCTGGTTAGATTGCCTAGCAAGGACgaggatatgctggtgcatgcgtttAAGAATGGAGTGTTGTCTGGTCCCTtcagtgagtcgctcatcaggagccatcccagcacctttccggagatccgacgacgcgcggtggcgcacatagtggtagagacagaggtttctgagaaaagaggaagtgctgcaccactgAAGCCGCGTAGAGGACAGAGGAAGCAACAACAGCAagcgagggtgcatgaggcaaagGAGGGAAAGAAGGTGCAGGGGAAAACTCGTCCTTATGCACCCAGGAAGGACCagggcagggggcgtgcaagggaaaATAATGCACCCCCAAGATACGATTTCATGGTAaagttggcggatctgatcgcccttcctgccgtagcTGCAAGACTCCGAGTACCAGAAAAGATAGATAAGGTACTTGGGAGGAAGAAGaacgagtggtgtgagtttcaccaagcctttggccacacactccactcctgcttggcgttgggacacctGCTGGCGGAGTTGGTAAAGTCTGGGTTCCTGGCAGATTACCTGCGGGAGGCGCAGGGTGACCGCGCATCGGGGGCCCAGGCAGGAGAACGACAGCATGAAGTCTGA